The Besnoitia besnoiti strain Bb-Ger1 chromosome IV, whole genome shotgun sequence genome contains a region encoding:
- a CDS encoding glideosome-associated protein with multiple-membrane spans GAPM2B (encoded by transcript BESB_056660) → MEAVGSSSLEGYAGYAPAATQEYTVGSQASGQADFSRQLTKQLTRTINENLRPEGDFDESPRGENHSPFIYLFTAGLLRIGASLQAGCLVFMCLLYLGFGGGGLFVFDEFAGPESVRISDAFHLLTAILMVGYLVGTVLITLFQLFVADSSKWPLGFRAGSKTLSCAATLDAVAGCLRVVQCVHSYFFSTVQWWAKYQRTQSDWGLYHLSSTLHSFALVMYGVGFFLLESYHDQGTYEEYAWAMLGLYTTAGLAELVMVYTGFGAFFTLFLVAALIVTVNWAFQFEPLLEKWSPDLHSRNLNENMLPFAETPSEKMTVGGDQQSVSSMPAFGTARYTTREIPMEGGSSPQHSTSLGVPLSTYSMSMPGVNQMPTTYDYSALHEQLASGGAEPGLVR, encoded by the exons ATGGAGGCTGTCGGCTCATCCAGTCTGGAAGGCTACGCCGGCTACGCGCCCGCTGCCACGCAAGAATATACCGTGGGATCGCAAGCAAGCGGACAAGCGGATTTCTCGCGCCAGCTGACCAAGCAGTTGACTCGGACAATCAACGAGAACCTACGACCCGAGGGTGACTTCGACGAGAGCCCGAGAGGCGAGAATCACAGCCCGTTCATTTATCTTTTCACCGCCGGCCTGCTTCGCATTGGAGCATCACTTCAGGCAGGATGCTTGGTGTTCATGTGCCTCCTTTACCTCGGTTTCGGCGGTGGTGGCTTGTTCGTTTTTGATGAATTTGCTGGCCCGGAATCGGTTCGCATCTCTGACGCGTTCCATCTTCTGACCGCCATTTTGATGGTCGGGTACCTCGTCGGCACTGTCCTCATTACCCTCTTCCAGCTCTTCGTCGCTGATTCGAGCAA GTGGCCTCTCGGATTCCGGGCCGGCTCCAAGACGCTGTcttgcgcggcgacgctcgaCGCCGTTGCAGgatgcctccgcgtcgttcAGTGCGTCCACTCCTACTTTTTCTCAACCGTTCAGTGGTGGGCGAAGTACCAGAGAACGCAGTCCGACTGGGGGCTGTACCATCTCTCGAGCACGCTGCATTCGTTCGCACTTGTCATGTACGGCGTTGgattcttcctcctcgaaaGCTACCACGACCAAGGCACCTACGAGGAGTACGCCTGGGCCATGCTCGGACTCTACACCACCGCTGGCCTCGCAG AGCTCGTCATGGTGTACACCGGTTTCGGGGCCTTCTTCACTCTCTTCTTGGTCGCGGCCTTGATCGTGACGGTCAACTGGGCTTTTCAGTTCGAGCCGCTGCTTGAAAAGTGGTCGCCCGACCTCCACTCGCGCAACCTCAATGAGAATATGCTGCCGTTCGCGGAGACTCCTTCTGAGAAGATGACTGTGGGTGGAGACCAGCAGTCTGTTTCCAGCATGCCCGCGTTCGGCACCGCCAGATACACGACCCGCGAAATCCCCATGGAGGGAGGCTCCAGCCCCCAGCACAGCACTTCCTTGGGCGTGCCTCTGTCCACGTACTCCATGTCTATGCCTGGCGTCAACCAAATGCCTACCACCTACGACTACTCTGCGCTGCATGAGCAGCTTGCGAGCGGGGGAGCCGAGCCTGGCCTCGTTCGATGA
- a CDS encoding hypothetical protein (encoded by transcript BESB_056650), with protein sequence MADYRPCLHQAVNLHMGRLVSSYSSLLDCCSVNEEGNLAGMSVDNFLLKLQVFAIIHSTRSLLTLAADCAVNSTLHDTPRLYSLLTESKKNLRERISQLKASSSDASNLAGWAHQGRERGVSQRKSETDRGDEGDTSGVSGVQAENSDQQLQCIEQEEEKPPRYSAFDDLLGSFFHHQGQLGH encoded by the exons ATGGCGGACTACCGCCCCTGCCTCCACCAAGCAGTTAACCTGCACATGGGGCGCCTCGTTTCCAGCTATTCCTCCCTCCTCGACTGCTGCAGT GTGAACGAAGAAGGCAACCTAGCGGGCATGTCCGTCGACAATTTCCTTCTCAAGCTTCAGGTCTTTGCCATT ATCCATTCAACCCGGTCGCTCCTCACACTGGCAGCGGACTGTGCTGTGAATTCTACCTTGCACGACACTCCGCGTCTGTACTCCCTCCTGACAGAATCGAAAAAGAATTTGCGTGAGAGGATCTCGCAGCTGAAGGCCTCGTCGAGCGACGCTAGCAACCTTGCTGGTTGGGCACATCAAGGACGCGAACGAGGAGTCAGCCAGCGGAAAAGCGAAACAGaccgaggcgacgaaggagacactAGTGGCGTGTCCGGAGTGCAGGCAGAAAACTCAGACCAGCAGTTGCAGTGTATCGAacaagaagaggaaaagccGCCGCGGTATTCTGCGTTTGATGACCTGTTAGGAAGCTTTTTCCACCACCAGGGACAGCTTGGGCATTGA